The following proteins come from a genomic window of Gordonia westfalica:
- a CDS encoding SAF domain-containing protein, with amino-acid sequence MPHTQMSLPRDRLGPRLRDRLAHAVRPGWTRRLAVRRTVAAALVVASAVVAIVGTRADGEFEVLVAAHDLLPGQTVEAGDLTSRLVMAGTAPAGVVSDAALATGRTVTGRVRTGEILTDARLLSSRLPAELTGVDDARLVPVRLSDEAVTSLLRPGDVVDVLTDSADVLARRAVVAMHTGQTSSGGITAGRNAVAPVLLAMDAAAAHRVAAAGLDSSLAVVLH; translated from the coding sequence ATGCCACACACTCAGATGTCGTTGCCGCGTGACCGCCTCGGCCCACGCCTCCGCGACCGGTTGGCTCACGCCGTACGCCCGGGGTGGACACGCCGTCTCGCGGTCCGGCGCACCGTTGCGGCCGCGCTCGTCGTCGCGTCGGCGGTCGTCGCGATCGTCGGGACCCGGGCCGACGGCGAGTTCGAGGTGCTCGTCGCCGCACACGACCTGCTGCCCGGGCAGACCGTCGAGGCCGGCGATCTGACCTCCCGGCTCGTCATGGCGGGCACGGCTCCGGCCGGGGTCGTCTCCGACGCGGCGCTGGCGACCGGTCGAACCGTCACCGGCCGCGTACGGACCGGGGAGATCCTGACCGACGCCCGGCTGTTGTCCTCACGACTCCCGGCCGAGCTGACCGGGGTCGACGACGCCCGTCTCGTGCCGGTTCGGCTGTCCGACGAGGCGGTCACGTCATTGCTCCGGCCCGGCGACGTGGTCGACGTCCTGACCGACTCCGCCGATGTCCTCGCACGACGCGCCGTCGTCGCGATGCACACCGGGCAGACCTCGTCGGGCGGGATCACCGCCGGCCGGAACGCGGTGGCACCTGTTCTCCTGGCGATGGATGCCGCAGCGGCGCACCGGGTCGCGGCGGCGGGCCTGGATTCCTCGCTCGCGGTCGTGCTGCATTGA